DNA from Vitis vinifera cultivar Pinot Noir 40024 chromosome 19, ASM3070453v1:
CTATTAAGtattttttgctttcattttgagaatttaaaaaaacaagtatTCTTTGCTTTTGTTATGAGAATCTAAAAAACCTTTCTAATTCTTGCAGAGATGATAGTACCGGAGTTTCGTTTTCCATTAACATTCCTTGATcttttcctatttctttttctatcgTTCTTTCACTTCGACATTGGACTTCGACCTAATGAGTTACATATTCATATGATTTCACTTATTACCACTTAATTTATATACATAAATTCTTTACTATCACCTACTAAAGTATATTCATAACTTTAGTTTCCTCCAacatttccatttccattgcCATGAAGTCTTCTCTTCTATGCATATTAAAAATTCCCCTTGTTTTTTCCTGATTCTTCAATATCCCTTTTCAAATAAAGATAggaattttaatatatatatatatatatatatatatatatcaaagacATGGAAAAGGCTTCTTAGAATACCTCTCTCACAACACAATGATCATGCAAAAGCTTGCTTCATATAAATTAGATGAAATTCAAAATCTCTCctaaaatagttgaaaatttaaaataaaaattacatgtCTTAATGTTTTGTGCCACAacaaagcattttttttaactttaaaaaggATGAATTAGTTATATCAAGTTAAAATTTAGAACTTAGGAATAGGGTTTGTGAATCTCATTTTAATTTGGCATGTCAGACTACCAAAACCAAACTTTACAAAGTGAGCTTAAGTCAGGTGGCGAGCCTTAAAGCATAGGAAGGCATgagtaatattttaaataatttaatttttgaatggtttaaatcataattttaacttAATTGAATGTTAATTACtcttaacttaatttaatttaaatctattttcaatttaattataatattaaattattttatcaattatattttatgcgtttatattaaattattgaattgatTTACCAAAAATCCTTTTACAccattaagttaaaaaaaagaaaccattctaaaaattaaataaagcaaGTTAAAAAAACCCCTTCAAGTTACCGAAATAGATCGCAAATGAAAAGGGCTAAGGTTCTCAAGTTTGACCCATCATGGGGTGGACGTGGTAGAGCAATTAACTAGTAGGTTAGACGTGAACAATCAATTCAATTTAGAATTCAGGCCATAACAAAATCATCCTAAATTAATACTTAACCTAACCAAGACATCATTTATTAGGATGATTTCGCGACTACTATTTACTTCTCTTTTGCATTTCATTGTGATAGGTATGGCTTGGTTCGATCAATCACTAACCCTTCTAAAATTGGATCAGTTTATATGAAACAAAAATCTTTCAAACTGTAAAGAGGAATCATTTGTGTTAGAAGACAATAATAAAACATCTCACTGCATGTACTCATCAACATCAAGGAAAGCTAGCTAGCTTCTTACTCGTCATCTTTGTAAGGGTATTCTTCTGGAACTTGCTTCAGAAGTTTTACCTGCAACTCATAAGCATCATCCCCTCGAAGCATATCACGGATCCATGTGACTTCAGTCTTCATTGACACCTGAACATAAAATTacgaaaaacacaaaaaaccacTATCATTATAAACAAGGACAGGAATTAAGTTCTTGGGTACCACAGAAATTGTAAAGCATTGAAGGAGTTAAATAAATTGGAGTATGTTCTTCCACCTCAACCCAACCCCCACTCCTAGGACAGAGTAAAGGAAAGGAAGCATGTGGACtaacaaagaaataaatgattattttgGTAATACATCCATTACATTAACAGCAAACGACATAAACCCTATACTTGTTCTAATGTACCTCAGGATTAATACCGTATTTCACAGGCAAAAAGTGTGCATGTATGCATACAGACCAGAAATGGCAGAAAAACCAAAGGCACTATCCACCCCTCACCCTCAGGATGAATACCATTTTTCAAAGGCAAATACAAAAGTCATAAAAATGGACCTCCCTTAACTAGGGtaaaaaaacagaaagaaaaatgggaaaagcaTAAGCCCAAAGTAAAGGGTTCATTCGCCAGGATTGTGCCAAGACCATAGGCGCAGAGACTTGAGGAAAATTAAGCAGTTACTATGCATTAACGTATTTGTTCTCACAACCCATTAACAAATCTTTGGCAAAGTAgagataattaaaaaacatattcagAGAATGACATTGTTAAATTTAATGGTTCTCTTGGCAAAACAACTAAATAGTACACCATATCAACAACAAGGCCTAGAATGGAAACTTCTTAGAATGGAGGACATGCTTTCATTCTTGTTCATCACCTTAGGTGTGAAAATGATTGCTAAGCTTGTTGGATTCACCCACTGGTGTCACCTCACTTCATAGGATCTTTTATCCCATGCCTCTTTTGACCAAAACAAATTCCACCATGTGATGTAAGAAGTTATATAGAAATGACACTTCCTACAATCTCACAAATTCAGAGGCCTGATCCACTATACAAAGCCAGAAGTAAAGCACATGACTAGGGTTATGTCCTTATTGTTAAACAATCTTATAAGAAGCCTTGtggaaaaatgtaaaaatgaaGTCTCACAAGGTAGAATGATAGCGTCAAACTTGTGTAGCAGAAGGAAAGGCACTCACCATTTCTAGAGCTCCTCTAACAACTCCACTCAAGATGTTGCAGTAGTACAGACCTTGACAAGTATCAGGAAGCTCAACAAAATCTACCAGTGGATTATCCTCCAAAACAAGACTGCAACTTGTACCATCAGCATCCCAATTGGTCACTGATGCAGTGACCCCCAAGAACATTTTGAAACCAACCTGTGtaaaagtattataaaaaaacaatgttAACATTAAATGTTCGTCATACTTCAAAAAAGAAGTCGGAACAGTCCTATAGGTAACAATAATGCAAATATAATGCAACCAATATTGCAGATCTACAAAATTGTAGGAAGCTACACCACTTAAAAATCTCAGATTCAAATACAAGGTACAAATGCATCCATCACAACTTACCTACAGACCTTAGACTGAATACATTTTTGCTTGTCAGACAAACTTCAAGGATATAAACCAAAGGCTGGATCAGGCTGAAAGCAAACCATAGGTCAACCTAGGGGTTGAACTGGTCTCCCTATCATATATCAGGTTAGAATGCTCAACCCAATCGGGATTACATCAGGTTAGGTGGTGAGGAGCATGATAGTTGCTTGCCTTTGTACTGCACCAGTAAAACTATTGTGGGGATGACATTGgctaaaatagttttgaaaccCTAGATGGACCATAGACTGCATAAGGTGAGGTTGCACAGTTTGGGGTGGAATGATTTCCTTTCTCCGCAATGTACAGGTATCAAACATGCTTTAAAGAAGTTTTTGGATAAAGGTACTATTTCTGGACCCAAGAAAGAAGGGGAAAACATCATACAAAGCAATAAAGAGGACAAAAACAAATTACATGGTATGAAACAGAGGAAGCAAATTAGGGCTTTAACTTCTAATATCGTATTTGCTCGACATAGATTAACATAGTCTGCGCTAGCTCAGGCACAAGTTGGATCTCAGGCACCTCAATTCAACCCTTACCTTATTCCTTAAAACTACATAACAACTTGGCATGATTCAGGCCAGGGTGCATTTATGGTCCAAGCTATTTAACAGTCCTTTATGTATATGTTCTTGGATAGGGTCAAGGTGCATTTAGGTTTTAGCTCGttgtctttatttgattttattgtgtGACTGGGTTGTAAGTGAGGTGAGGGTGGTGTCTTTTGTGTATCCCTCTTCTTTTTTGGTCTTAGGTGTCTTGTATGCATCATGTATACTTTTATGCGCCCTTCTTTAGATGCATTTAGTACAATTgcttttacctataaaaaaaaatggctcagGCCAATCCCTGGTTTAGCCAGGTTCAACACAGCTAACTTGCAGATTAGCATCTCCACTTGTCAACCAAAATACTTGTCCACCCATTTTCTACACGGGTTAAGATCATCCAAACAAGCTCACCTTACTTTGCTTTGAAAAGTGCAGACTATATGCTGACAAAAGATTCATGACTACATGTGTCCAACACAAATCTAGATACTTAAAATTAAACCATAATACATTCCCACAAGAATGAGATGATGAACTTATAGTAAATACTTCCTTTATTACATTAAAACTTATGATGGTTGATCAATGACACATGATATTGTTGAGTTGACTATCATATTCACCATGGATCTACATTGCATGGACTTGGGTCCAGGTATTGGGAATGGGTATGTGTTTAGGTATCTAATCCTTTACACTTCCAAATATTAGGATATAGGTTTTGGCTAAAAGAATCTCAATATGAACACTTGGATAGGGCAtaataaaaggggaaaaaaaaaatcaattaaatatcaataaagaaaaaatagatatCTTGGATAAAAGCTCTCCTTTCCTATTTTTATCCCTATCATCTTTTTCTTATCCCTGAATACTTTTATAAAAGTTTACTTCCAGCAAACTCtcttttcaatataatttttttctaaggaagttagaaataaaaaacatatcaatCACAGTCAAATAACCAAATCCAAAGCAAAATAGGAGTATCTGATAAGGATCTCATACACAAACTCATGTTGGGTCGACACAAATAAGCTAAGTGAAGTTGGAGGGTCTGGGTACCATGGTTATGGATTTAGGACTATGGTCCAGGCATATACACACACATGAACCAACTAAAACACCTAGGGAAAAAAAAGGTTCCATAAATTCATGCACACATCTTGTCTTCAAGTCTAAAACCTAGGAGTTGATGCACCTAGACCTAGGGAATTTTGGAGCAAGGCAATCATGTTCATTCCTACCAATTGAAGCCTTCCTGTGAAGTGCAGAAAATGCAaagaatttttatatatcaAGCTAAGCATCCCTTCCCTGTTCAATCCACTTTCTTATTTTACTTCAAAATCTTCTATCTGCTTTAtaattagtttcattttcatgtattaattatttattgaagTACTTTCAATTCTATAGCATTTTTCCAATAAGCATATATTCATTCTCCCACACAACAATTGTAGATAATTCACCATTTAGCAAAATTATAGGCTGTAAACCTTAGATCTAATTTTTCTAATCAAAGATCCCACTCTGATCAGTATTAGTTCAAATATTACTACAAATAGATAATGCCCAAAATGGTCTACTGATTctggataaataaataaatttgctaacacaaaaaactaataaataaagaaatagtaCATATACGCTGACACACATACAGATGCAAATACAAGGAACAAGCacaaagttaaaaaaagaagaaacgtTTGTAGATAATTCACCATTTAGCAAAATTATAGGCTGTAAAATCTGAGCACCTTAGATCTAATTTTTCTAGTCGAAGATCCCACTCTGATCAGTATTAGTTCAAATATTACTCCAAATAGATAATGCCAAAAATGGTCTTCTGATTctggataaataaataaatttgcaaacacaaaaaataaataaagaaatagtaCATGCATGCTGACACACATACAAATGTAAATACAAGGAATAAGCATTTAGTTAAAACAAGAAGAAACAATTAATCCAGGGTTTACCTGTTGGGAAGACTTTCAGTCATACACTATttgaatattatattaaaatgaaaaatgggtCATAGttaacaaaaggaaactattaaTCCAGGGTGGAGAATTTCAGTCATcaatatttgaatattatattAAACTGTGAAAGAATAATAGACCTTTGCAATTGCTTCAGCTGTCTCCTTGAAGTCGACGCATCTGGAGACGTTAGATTTTGCTAGAAACTCATCAATCAATCGAATTCCAATATTATAACCCCTGAAAAATAACTAACTGGTTAAATGGGCATCAGGTCTATGGTGTGCAATTATGTGGTCAACTAAATTTCATTAAGTTCTGATAAGAATATTTGTTATCCTGCTAATATTGTACACACATGAAGAACGCTAAGTGTCACCAAGAATTGCAATTCTGTATCAAATTGAGCCAACACTATACCTAGAATTATCAAACAGAACAATAAGATCATATTTACATGAAAAGGCAAAACAAATTACCAACAAAAATACGATCATAGTGACAAACACTAAGTCTTGACGTTGGCTTGAAAGAATGCAATAGGACTGAATCTTTTTCTTCTCATTGGGTGGAATGATGGACAGAACTGAatatccaaaaaagaaaaagggcaaTCTTCAAAGCATCTTCTCTTTAAAACATGATGCTCCAATGCTCCTTCTGAGATCTCTTCTTTAAGCTGCATAGTTTTGAAACAATGCCAATTCTCAATATTTTTAGTGTTCAATTCACTAAATCCTTCCATCTCTCATGTATAATCTGGAGGAGACAAAATCATATGGACATAAACTAGAATGTTTAATCTCCTTTCTTCATCAGGGCATTTCCATACTGGATCTAACAGTCACAAAAAGTCAACATCTGTTATAAGGAAGGGATCCATGTCCAAAAGGTATTCTTATAAGATTACCCCAGTGCttctttccttccctttctcaGTACTTTACTAGAAAGGAAATCTCTGACAAATGTCCAATGAACCCTTCAAACACAAAAGGATTCATGGTAGTCATGGATGAAAATGTCACACTCACATGTCCTCTTTATTATCAATTTGCAAAGCATAATGTTGATCATGCATACCAAAACTGGAACATAACCACTAGCTACATTCTATGAAATTGTGCACCAGAAATGAGAGCTAATAAAGAGACTGGCTATTCCATGGAAAGACATCACAATacttgtgggaaaaaaaaaacattttctgatatggaaataaaaatatcaaattcctATCAGGCCAACTGGATTTCCTGACAATAAGAATCCTGATGAACCAAAAAAAGGGATAAAGGCCTACCAGaaattacttatttttcaaaaccctGTTTTAAGTTCTATCCAAATGTGTTCTAATCCCCAACCCATGCAAAATCCAGTTGCATTTTATCGTAATTGGGAGAATTAACCCAAATGAATTTTACTTTACTTCCTTTGTTTCTAAAGTAACTATTATCAACTCGTACCACCTGATGTGAATCTTTAGAAGTAATTCATCTAAATGGTTACATTTAGACTAATAATATCCCCTCATAGGATCCCTTATAGATAtctatatagatatagatatctATATCAGACATCAAATGATCCtgatatatttgaaaataactatAATTCATTTACCTATATATCATGTTTCTGCTTATGTAAGAGTTCTTTCATTTATGTTCTATGGAAGCCACATGTTATACTATGTTCCACTAAATAAAAATCTGCTATGATCCAAGTCCAAGtcttgaagaaaaaaacaatggaTGAGATTCTTAATGGGACAGCATGGGGTAGGATGtgtcaattttttaaaacttattacccCTATAACATGTTAATTGCGAAAGCATTTCAACAAGGCTCTCATGCCAAATAGTTCAAGATGAGTACCAAACTTAATATGATCTTGAAGAAACCTAATCATGCTTGTGTCCACATGCTTTCTTGCCTCAAAGAGTTATTAGTTTTAAGAAAGTTACATCACAGGCTTAATTTTTGTTATCTTAAATGGCCATGATCCCATGTTATATATTCAGAATTGAACTCTTTTAAGTAATGGCATTAATTTTGCTAATAACTTTTCAGTCTTAAAAAACAATGCATAGAATTATGACATTCTCTTCACAAACTGCAAGGTTTGATTGGAAACTTTGAAGAAGCCCCAAAACTAATATCCTACATAATACTCTTCATTACCATCACCTCAGTTTCAGTAGATAAGATGGAACTAACCAATTTTCTCCCAAAGATTCTGAAATTGGCAAGAAGGAAAGTAAACTAGTGTACAGTTCAAAATTCAGAGAAAATCAAGCCATAGATTCTGCACGCAATAGACCATCAAGCGCCAACTCAACTAACCACACATTCAAATCGCAcataacacacacacacacaaaattttcataaacaaagaaactgtaaatttcccaaattaaattcattattattaaacaaaaacaaCCGGACAACAGGAAAGCAAATCAGACTACGGTAACAAAGCatgaaatcaaaacaaaaattaaaagcgTTAAGAAACACAGAAGTTTAAGAAAAAACACCATTACTAAGTACACGGAATCGAAACAAAGAGATTACATTTGATCGAGCTGTTTGTTGACTTCTTCAACCTCCTCCAGATCCGTAAGCAGTTGACGCACGATCGCACCATAGGTTAGTGTGAACAGTTCCGCATTCTACCCACACGTCAATATCAGAAATTAACAAAAATCCGAGAACACTCACAGGCCAAATGAATCAGAAACCTTTTGTtagatttagggttttttttatataattttattgtgTTCCTCGTCAACCAAAGGAAGTGAAATGAAAATTGGAATGGAGATGTGTGGATTTCTTACCACGCGCTCAACGTTAGCGAATATTGCATCTCCAGATCTTGGAGCAGCGGGAGCCATGGAAGCTGGAGTTAGAAGTGAAAGGACGAATATGGGGATGGAGAACTGAGCCGATGTTGATTCAATGGCTTGATTCGTTTAAAGAGAGTAGCTTCtacaaatgaagaaaagaagtgGGGCTTATTGCACAAATAcactagttttaaaaataaataaataaaaattaaaaacactccTCTAacgaaaatatttctaaaactaTGGCAATCATTAACATTCGTCCATCTCAACAAATGAATAGGTTATTATCtagtaactgttttttaaaattgtttttctaaaacaattttttattctttaaaataaaaaaatagaaaaacatgtgtaataagtaaaaaatcaaaaaaataggtttttgttcttaaaaataaaaataagatggTTGTCAAAAAAAAGGAgcaattttttagttattttttattacttttatttatttttttaagatctttttcaaaaaaaataagtatataaatataaagaataattaaaaataaaatattgcatataaaaattattttaaaaatatatttcataatatataaaatatgttaaaaacattttaggtttttaagtaattttttgttttataaaatatcaaataacaaatacaCAATATTGTGAGATCAAACAGACAAATACTCGTTATGATGTTAAATAAATCTTCATACACAGGTTGGGGTCGGGATTGACTCTTACACCGTTTGTTTGGTCTTTATGACTTTAAAActcatttacaaaattaagaagagtttatatatatagtgtAAAGAACTTTATTCTTTATCTGATTTAAAACATTACAATGTCCGTTATGAGCCTAATTGTGATGTTCCACATCAAATTGAGAAGAAATTTTCTAATGCTATATATGTATagattattcttaattttataaacgTATTTTAAAGTCGTGAAAACTCTTTTGAACTCAAAGTAAACAATATGTATACCAATTGAGAATAagtcattataaatgatatcaaaatcAATCGTCAACTTTGATATAGAAGTTTGTTTAATCCTATGAGTATGATTGTCTATTTGGTCTTACAACTCCTTGAGATACgataaaatataatgttttcatattgataattatgatatttcacattatataaaaaagaaactttttaacaaaatatatatatatatatatatatattaaaatatttaattcattttgctcttatttgaatttttcttcttaaattcatct
Protein-coding regions in this window:
- the LOC100241885 gene encoding uncharacterized protein LOC100241885 — protein: MAPAAPRSGDAIFANVERVNAELFTLTYGAIVRQLLTDLEEVEEVNKQLDQMGYNIGIRLIDEFLAKSNVSRCVDFKETAEAIAKVGFKMFLGVTASVTNWDADGTSCSLVLEDNPLVDFVELPDTCQGLYYCNILSGVVRGALEMVSMKTEVTWIRDMLRGDDAYELQVKLLKQVPEEYPYKDDE